Genomic segment of Drosophila simulans strain w501 chromosome 2R, Prin_Dsim_3.1, whole genome shotgun sequence:
CCAGTTTATGGGCAATCCGAGAGATTTCGAGCGTCTGCAGGCAGGACCAAGCGGTCCAGGACACGTGCGCGTGCTTTGTCTGGCCAGAGAGGACAACGAGGAGATGTTGCCACATGTGgcaaattaactttaaattaagcaattaatttaattagagcACGGCGAGTGCACAGTGCGACCCCAAAGATTTGCCGCACACGCAACAGTTGCAATTAAGCAGCCTTCGCACACAGATGTCCCCACACAAATACAAGCGCAGTCACAGTAATGCACACCCCCACACACAGATGCACATATGAACGTAAAACAATGCTGTTTcagctgcaattgcattttaagcgCATGCGGAAATTACAAACTCAAATTGATAAAGCAAAACCTGTGCACATGTGTGGCCCTGGTATATGGCATATGGCAGTAATAAAAACCTGGTTATATAAGGTGAAAAATTGGCTTACGCCTGGGACTCCAGCATTGCCAAAGAAATCCGAGTGCCAGCACATATGAAATCGGAATGCAATTCATTTCTCCATTAACCAATTAAACGCAATTCATCAACTGACGTTcgcaatttgcaaaaaaaagaaggaaataaCAAAACTATTAATAAGGGATGTGTGTAAAaacttttacaaatttaaatttccactGACAGTCAACACTGAAAGGGTTTTTAAGTCAAAcggaaatttgttttcaattaagagttgatttaaatttaactgcCGTTTCTGTTGAAATGTATTTTACTGCGAAACACTAACTTGTTGAACGcatgaaaataaatacctTCTGCGGTAATATACAGACTTTAAACACCATAAGCTTCTTAACTTTCCTTTTCTTGCCAAATTCTCAACGAAAATCACAAGtattactttaattaatattcttGCATTGTTAAGTTCAAACAAAAGTGAGTAAACTCTTTAATTTACTGGCTTTCAGTCAATGTATTTCACGCCAATGGCTAAGATCCAATTAGTGGCAATTAAACTCTATGTCTGAGTTAACTATATGGTAGTTAAAACTGTTAAGTCATCAAGCACTTTCTGCGGCATTTGCGGCTgccaaaaaagggaaattcaTCCCCATCAGCATGCTGTACAGCTTTCTGCTATCGAAGAGAAtgagagatacagatacgaaaaAGTTAGACGATTGGTAAGCGGCTTAGTGGTCATTTTGTATACATTCACACTTACTAGATCGAGTCGGTGCACTTGCCGTGGGCATCTCGCACCTGATGATTTCGGCAGCGGGCGGGTTTCTTGGTAGCCGGCATCGAAGATCGTTGAACTTTCACCTTGAAAATGGGCGAGTTGTGACCTTTGGGCGGCGTGTACTCAATGTTCTCGCGCAAAGTGGGTGGCGTAATTAAAGCAGTTTGTGCCGCAGCAGCCATAATGGGTATATCCTTGGATCGAGCAtgaagtgggtggtgcagggGCTTAGCTAGACCGTCGATTGGCGTCTCTACAATCATCAGATTGTTCAGCCTGGACTTGGGCTTCGTTATACCACTGGCTGCAATATCAGCCAGCAGATTTGAGCTAAAGCTGGTATTCAGCTGCGTGGCTTCGGTGGTAGGGGCCACTGTAGATACAGTGCTCTCTGGCAGGGTGGCCGATGTGGTGCTCGTTGTGGTGGTGCTACTGGTCCCTGTGGTTAGCTTGATCGGTTTGACGGTCAACGCACTGTCATCATAGTAGTAATCCTCCTCATCGTTATACGTCTCCTAATTGAGAGATCGCAGATGTTATTTTTAGATCGCTGGCAACTCGTTAGCTGCATATCGGTTAACTGGTTTTCGGGCCCCCACTCACCTCGGCCAGTCCATTCTGGCCCACCTCAATGATGGCCACATCCTTGATGCTAACGTGGATGTTGAATCTGCCAGTCTGTCGCTGATCGAAAACCACTCGCCCTGAATCCGGCACTTCGCTGGTCGTCGGCGTTTCGGCCTCCTCGATGGGCAGCGTttgggccaggccaaaagccaTCAGCGTAAGTGATATCAGCagcattttcaaattgaaaccAGTTCTAAGGGCGCACGTAAAGAAACTCTGCTGAAAGAACGTCTGTTCTTCTTGAAGGCGCGATCACAACTGATTTGGTCGCTGGCTATGATAGCCCTAC
This window contains:
- the LOC6735284 gene encoding uncharacterized protein LOC6735284 isoform X1, encoding MLLISLTLMAFGLAQTLPIEEAETPTTSEVPDSGRVVFDQRQTGRFNIHVSIKDVAIIEVGQNGLAEETYNDEEDYYYDDSALTVKPIKLTTGTSSTTTTSTTSATLPESTVSTVAPTTEATQLNTSFSSNLLADIAASGITKPKSRLNNLMIVETPIDGLAKPLHHPLHARSKDIPIMAAAAQTALITPPTLRENIEYTPPKGHNSPIFKVKVQRSSMPATKKPARCRNHQVRDAHGKCTDSIYRKLYSMLMGMNFPFLAAANAAESA
- the LOC6735284 gene encoding uncharacterized protein LOC6735284 isoform X2 encodes the protein MLLISLTLMAFGLAQTLPIEEAETPTTSEVPDSGRVVFDQRQTGRFNIHVSIKDVAIIEVGQNGLAEETYNDEEDYYYDDSALTVKPIKLTTGTSSTTTTSTTSATLPESTVSTVAPTTEATQLNTSFSSNLLADIAASGITKPKSRLNNLMIVETPIDGLAKPLHHPLHARSKDIPIMAAAAQTALITPPTLRENIEYTPPKGHNSPIFKVKVQRSSMPATKKPARCRNHQVRDAHGKCTDSI